A stretch of Suncus etruscus isolate mSunEtr1 chromosome 9, mSunEtr1.pri.cur, whole genome shotgun sequence DNA encodes these proteins:
- the PRRG4 gene encoding transmembrane gamma-carboxyglutamic acid protein 4: MHKNDEEKIDVLSILTGLIAAGVFLVISGLLVYYLCITKCNRQPLGSSAAYVRRDRHPSTIIFRGPEEAFLSPPPLSVEDTEPPSYEQAVELNRKQNTSPPPPYPGPTKGFRVFKKSMSLPYH, encoded by the exons ATgcataaaa aTGATGAAGAGAAAATAGATGTTTTGAGCATTCTCACTGGATTAATTGCTGCTGGAGTATTCTTGGTCATTTCTGGATTACTTGTTTACTATCTTTGTATTACTAAGTGTAACAGACAACCTCTAGG TTCTTCAGCTGCCTATGTAAGAAGGGACAGACATCCATCTACCATCATTTTCAGAGGACCCGAAGAAGCTTTCTTGTCCCCACCACCGCTTTCAGTGGAGGACACAGAACCTCCTTCTTACGAACAGGCAGTAGAACTGAACAGAAAGCAAAATACTTCACCGCCACCACCATATCCTGGACCAACAAAAGGATTTAGGGTCTTTAAAAAGTCTATGTCTCTTCCATATCATTAA